A part of Bacillus thuringiensis genomic DNA contains:
- a CDS encoding Asp23/Gls24 family envelope stress response protein: MAEHMLDMGQDTTLGKVEIAPEVIEVIAGIAAAEVEGVAAMRGNFATDVVEKLGKKNHGKGVKVELANEDIIVDLYVVMYFGVAIPVVAQKIQDNIRQALFTMTGLEPKEVNVHIVGVTFETQKTEIEPV, translated from the coding sequence ATGGCTGAACATATGTTAGATATGGGTCAAGATACAACTCTTGGTAAAGTAGAAATTGCACCAGAAGTAATTGAAGTAATCGCAGGTATTGCAGCTGCTGAGGTAGAAGGTGTAGCGGCAATGCGTGGTAATTTTGCTACAGATGTTGTTGAGAAGTTAGGTAAGAAAAATCATGGTAAAGGTGTAAAGGTTGAATTAGCAAACGAAGATATTATCGTTGACCTTTATGTTGTGATGTATTTTGGCGTAGCAATTCCAGTTGTTGCACAAAAGATTCAAGACAACATTCGCCAGGCACTCTTTACAATGACAGGGCTTGAGCCAAAAGAAGTGAATGTTCACATCGTTGGC